In Virgibacillus sp. NKC19-16, a single genomic region encodes these proteins:
- a CDS encoding peptide ABC transporter substrate-binding protein: protein MKKFLLLLLALLTVIVLAACTANESAGEDPEEESDTEETEDGTSDTDEEAEEGEGENVLRLNNWEEPTSFNPSIGFDENSWKPLNNLMEGLTRLGEDSTPEPAMAEDWDVSDDGTVYTFHLREDANWSNGDPVTAEDFVFAWQQLLDPETGSPAAFLAYFVKGGEAFNSGEGSVEDVGVTAVDEKTFEVELEDPTGFFLHVVTNPAFFPINQEVAEENPDWHAEAESFVSNGPFMLESWEHDSEMIFAKNEEYWDVDTVSLDKVHWAMVNDQNTQYQMFETGGLDVAEIPAEMSDELIDGDNVAIDEMGGLEFFRFNVEEEPFQNQKIRQAFALAVDRQEITDFVVKNEVEPAYGFVSPGFTNPSGEDFRDMNGDLVTFDPEEAVQLLEEGMEEEGYDELPPVTLSYNTADLNKSIAETMQSMLSENLGIDVTLENTEWNVFLEDQQNLEHQFSRSSFLFDYGDPVNFLESFITDSSMNRTGWSNEEYDQLIADAKSEEDEELRWEHMYNAEQILAEEMPILPLRYYNQVFIEADGVSGIVRHPVGYFDLKYAEKE, encoded by the coding sequence ATGAAGAAGTTTCTGTTGCTTTTACTAGCTTTGTTGACGGTGATTGTTCTAGCGGCATGTACCGCCAATGAAAGTGCAGGGGAAGACCCGGAAGAGGAAAGTGATACAGAAGAAACAGAAGATGGTACCTCAGATACAGATGAAGAAGCGGAAGAAGGGGAAGGGGAAAATGTGCTCCGCCTTAACAACTGGGAGGAGCCGACATCGTTTAATCCGTCTATTGGATTTGACGAGAATTCCTGGAAACCATTAAACAACCTAATGGAAGGGCTGACCCGTTTAGGTGAGGATAGCACGCCGGAACCAGCAATGGCAGAAGATTGGGACGTCTCTGATGATGGAACAGTCTACACCTTTCATCTGCGGGAAGATGCAAACTGGTCAAATGGTGACCCTGTCACTGCGGAAGATTTTGTCTTTGCATGGCAACAGCTACTCGATCCAGAAACTGGTTCTCCAGCAGCATTCCTGGCCTATTTCGTAAAAGGCGGCGAAGCATTTAATAGTGGAGAGGGATCGGTGGAGGATGTTGGTGTAACAGCTGTTGACGAGAAAACGTTTGAGGTTGAATTGGAGGATCCAACTGGTTTCTTCCTGCATGTTGTAACAAATCCTGCGTTCTTTCCGATTAACCAGGAGGTAGCAGAGGAAAATCCGGATTGGCATGCGGAAGCAGAATCCTTTGTTTCCAATGGTCCTTTTATGCTCGAGTCCTGGGAGCATGATAGTGAAATGATTTTCGCTAAAAATGAGGAGTATTGGGACGTGGATACCGTTAGTCTAGACAAGGTTCATTGGGCCATGGTTAATGATCAAAATACACAATACCAAATGTTCGAAACCGGCGGTCTTGATGTTGCAGAAATCCCTGCTGAGATGTCAGATGAATTAATTGACGGTGATAATGTAGCTATCGATGAAATGGGGGGATTGGAATTCTTTCGTTTTAACGTAGAAGAAGAGCCTTTCCAGAATCAGAAAATCCGACAAGCATTTGCATTAGCAGTAGATCGCCAGGAGATTACAGATTTTGTGGTGAAAAATGAAGTGGAACCTGCCTATGGCTTTGTTTCTCCAGGATTCACCAACCCTTCAGGAGAGGATTTCCGTGATATGAATGGGGATCTTGTCACATTTGATCCGGAAGAGGCCGTGCAGCTTCTTGAAGAAGGTATGGAGGAAGAAGGTTATGATGAGCTTCCGCCGGTAACATTGTCCTATAACACAGCAGATCTTAATAAATCGATTGCTGAAACAATGCAAAGTATGCTCAGTGAGAATTTAGGTATTGATGTTACATTGGAAAATACAGAATGGAATGTATTCTTGGAAGATCAGCAAAATTTAGAGCATCAATTTTCACGCAGTTCATTCCTGTTTGACTATGGTGATCCGGTAAACTTCCTGGAAAGCTTTATCACAGATTCATCGATGAACCGTACCGGCTGGTCAAATGAAGAGTATGACCAATTAATCGCCGATGCAAAATCTGAAGAAGATGAAGAACTTCGTTGGGAGCATATGTATAACGCAGAGCAGATATTAGCCGAGGAGATGCCGATACTTCCACTTCGCTATTATAATCAAGTGTTTATTGAAGCAGACGGTGTATCAGGTATCGTGCGCCACCCCGTAGGCTATTTTGATCTAAAATATGCGGAGAAAGAATAG
- a CDS encoding ABC transporter ATP-binding protein → MEKILEVNDLHVTFTTYGGTVKAVRGVNFHLNKGETLAIVGESGCGKSVTANAIMRLIPEPPGKISNGTILFHGKDVTTNTEKEMRSIRGVDISMIFQDPMTALNPTLTIGTQLMEGLRQHQAISASGAKQRAIEILELVGIPNPKERLKHYPHQFSGGMRQRVVIAIALICEPELLIADEPTTALDVTIQAQILELFEKIQAATGVSIILITHDLGVVAKIADRIAVMYAGKIIEEGTKREIFYESEHPYTQGLLNSVPRLDVKGEKLTPIEGTPPDLFAPPRGCPFTARCPFAMKVCANVYPENTHLSDTHNVDCWLQDKRAKQLLAATTVR, encoded by the coding sequence ATGGAAAAAATTCTCGAAGTAAATGATCTTCACGTCACGTTTACGACATATGGAGGAACTGTAAAAGCAGTACGAGGCGTCAACTTTCATTTAAACAAAGGGGAGACGCTCGCCATTGTCGGCGAGTCCGGCTGTGGGAAAAGCGTTACAGCTAATGCGATTATGCGCCTGATCCCTGAGCCACCGGGCAAAATTTCAAATGGAACTATTTTGTTTCATGGAAAAGATGTAACAACAAACACTGAAAAAGAGATGCGCTCTATTCGTGGTGTGGACATTTCGATGATTTTTCAGGATCCGATGACAGCATTGAATCCGACCCTGACAATAGGTACCCAGCTCATGGAAGGTCTGAGACAACATCAAGCTATTTCTGCAAGTGGCGCGAAGCAACGGGCGATTGAGATTCTGGAGCTTGTTGGTATACCGAATCCAAAAGAGCGCTTGAAGCATTATCCGCATCAATTCAGTGGAGGAATGCGTCAGCGTGTGGTCATTGCCATAGCCTTAATCTGTGAGCCGGAACTTTTGATTGCTGATGAACCGACAACAGCCCTTGATGTAACGATTCAAGCGCAAATACTGGAACTTTTTGAAAAGATTCAAGCGGCTACAGGTGTATCTATCATTCTTATTACACATGATTTAGGCGTTGTAGCTAAAATTGCTGATCGAATTGCCGTTATGTACGCTGGAAAAATCATCGAGGAAGGAACAAAACGTGAAATTTTTTATGAATCTGAGCACCCTTATACGCAAGGGTTATTGAATTCAGTACCAAGACTTGATGTGAAGGGGGAAAAATTAACGCCGATTGAAGGAACGCCACCAGATTTATTTGCCCCTCCTAGGGGGTGCCCATTTACAGCTAGATGTCCATTTGCGATGAAGGTGTGCGCAAATGTTTATCCTGAAAATACGCATTTGAGTGATACACATAACGTGGATTGCTGGCTGCAGGATAAGCGGGCTAAACAACTTTTAGCAGCAACAACTGTTAGATAA
- a CDS encoding ABC transporter permease — protein MKSTHERDATHSPTEVPDDWFTWKEKEKRASESVSRPSLSYWEDAWKRLVKNKLAMAGLVFLVLLIFMAIFGPVLSPHQVNEQDLPNQYQPPSAEHWFGTDNAGRDVFTRTWFGARISLFVGFMAALIDVTIGIIYGGIAGYKGGRTDGIMMRIIEILYGLPYLLVVILLLVVLGPSLTTIIIALTVTGWVGMARIVRGQVLQIKNYEFVLASKSFGTKTPRIIRKNLLPNTMGPIIVQMTLTVPTAIFAEAFLSFLGLGIQSPHASWGVMANDSLGAILSGNWWTLFFPAFFISFTMFAFNVLGDGLQDALDPKLRK, from the coding sequence ATGAAATCAACACATGAACGTGATGCAACCCATTCTCCGACCGAAGTCCCAGATGATTGGTTCACGTGGAAGGAAAAAGAAAAGCGAGCCTCTGAGTCGGTTTCCAGGCCTTCATTATCCTATTGGGAGGATGCATGGAAGCGGCTTGTGAAAAATAAATTGGCAATGGCTGGATTAGTGTTTCTTGTTTTGCTAATATTCATGGCTATTTTTGGACCTGTGTTGTCACCACATCAAGTGAATGAGCAGGATTTGCCCAACCAGTATCAGCCACCATCTGCTGAGCATTGGTTTGGTACAGATAACGCAGGGCGTGATGTATTTACAAGGACCTGGTTTGGTGCACGTATATCCTTATTTGTAGGTTTCATGGCAGCCTTGATTGATGTCACCATCGGGATTATCTATGGGGGGATTGCCGGTTATAAAGGCGGTCGTACAGACGGTATCATGATGCGTATTATTGAAATTTTATATGGTCTGCCATATTTATTGGTTGTCATCTTACTATTAGTCGTTCTGGGCCCGAGTTTAACTACGATCATTATTGCGCTAACCGTAACAGGTTGGGTAGGTATGGCACGAATTGTGCGGGGACAGGTACTGCAGATTAAAAACTATGAATTTGTCCTCGCTTCCAAATCATTTGGCACGAAAACACCACGGATTATCCGGAAAAATTTACTGCCCAATACAATGGGCCCAATTATTGTACAAATGACACTAACGGTGCCTACTGCAATTTTTGCTGAAGCGTTCTTAAGTTTTTTGGGACTTGGAATACAATCACCACACGCCAGTTGGGGTGTCATGGCAAATGATTCACTAGGAGCAATCCTATCTGGAAATTGGTGGACATTATTCTTTCCGGCATTTTTTATTTCTTTTACCATGTTTGCGTTTAATGTACTGGGTGACGGTCTTCAAGATGCCCTTGATCCTAAATTAAGGAAGTAG